The following are from one region of the Carassius gibelio isolate Cgi1373 ecotype wild population from Czech Republic chromosome A13, carGib1.2-hapl.c, whole genome shotgun sequence genome:
- the LOC128026283 gene encoding E3 ubiquitin-protein ligase TRIM39-like → MQKNNQDHLMRQREVIRCRLKKLNGKQNEIKSKSSAMRERIMKKYEEMRRVLEEDCRISLSFLEMEETAAVRALDNLIETNGVLLRDIEVQLNEGMMDSEIQLADRVTMYEDRVLELLTVTDPGLIKLDEAKSDQLLGLTNNLLLFIRSQIPIAKRLLKSYSSEAVLDPSTAHPKLIVSSEGDCATFTDVWQDVPEHDGCFDTTLNVLSTQRWDSGLHYWEIDVSGKIYWELGLTYPSISRKGQKEDCWLGRHAESWCQEYFDGDHNAWHGGTAHPLPISTCFHRIGIFCSFPGGLVTFLGVDTMTPLYSFCAGTFTDSLHLALCPGHDLQGTNSKPIKICRS, encoded by the exons atgcaaaaaaataaccaGGATCATCTCATGAGACAAAGGGAAGTGATCAGATGCAGACTGAAGAAACTGAATGGCAAGCAAAATGAAATCAAA TCAAAGTCCTCTGCGATGAGAGAAAGGATAATGAAGAAGTATGAAGAGATGCGGAGAGTTCTGGAGGAGGACTGTAGGATCTCTCTGTCCTTCCTGGAGATGGAGGAGACGGCTGCGGTTCGAGCGCTGGACAATCTCATTGAGACAAACGGCGTCCTCCTCAGAGACATTGAGGTTCAGCTGAATGAAGGGATGATGGACAGTGAAATACAGCTTGCTGACAGG GTCACAATGTATGAGGACAG GGTGCTGGAATTGTTAACAGTGACAGATCCAGGTCTCATAAAACTTGATGAGGCCAAGTCAGATCAGCTACTGGGCCTCACCAACAATTTACTACTGTTTATCCGCTCACAGATCCCAATTGCTAAGAGGCTGCTGAAGAGCT ATTCCTCAGAAGCGGTCCTGGACCCTTCCACTGCCCATCCCAAGCTGATTGTTTCATCTGAAGGGGACTGTGCCACTTTCACAGATGTATGGCAAGATGTCCCTGAGCATGACGGATGTTTTGACACCACCCTTAACGTCTTGAGCACCCAGCGCTGGGATTCTGGTCTCCATTACTGGGAGATAGATGTGAGTGGAAAGATCTATTGGGAACTGGGTCTCACCTACCCATCCATCTCAAGAAAAGGCCAAAAGGAGGACTGCTGGTTGGGCCGGCATGCTGAATCTTGGTGTCAGGAGTATTTTGACGGAGACCACAATGCCTGGCATGGAGGTACTGCTCATCCGTTGCCCATTTCTACCTGCTTCCATCGGATAGGAATCTTCTGCAGCTTTCCTGGAGGTCTGGTGACATTTCTTGGGGTGGATACCATGACACCGCTGTACTCATTCTGTGCTGGGACATTTACAGACTCTCTACACCTGGCTCTTTGTCCAGGTCACGATCTTCAGGGGACAAACTCAAAGCCTATAAAAATCTGTCGATCTTAA